GCTCAAGGAGACCGAATACTATATCTGCTCCGTGTGCGGTTACACCTGCGAAGACCACGCCCCGGACAAGTGCCCTGTGTGCAACGCCGTGGCCAAGGCCTTCTACACCGTCGGCTAGCCCGTAGCCGGAGCGCCAGGAGGTTCGGATGGACAAGTGGGAATGCCCTTGCGGCTACGTGTACGACCCTGAAGAGGGCGATTTCGAGAACAATGTGAAGCCCGACACTCCCTGGGAGGATCTCCCCGAGGAGTGGGTTTGCCCCAAATGCCTTGCGGAGAAGGAATTCTTCGAGAAGGTGGAGTAGGGCGCAGCCCTTGGTGACGAAGCCCCCGGTTCCCGGGGGCTTTTTTTATCGCCTGGCCGCCCTGCGTCCTCGACGGGGGGGCCTGCATGCACTATGATCGGGCTATAGTGCCACTTTTACCACTGGAGATCCGCCATGATGAAGAAGACTGCGATTTTCGAGGGCGCCAAGTTCACGGACCTCACCTTTCACAGCGCGCTCATTCACGATTCGGAATTCTTCAAGATCATCAATTTCAACTTCAAGGCGGGGCAATCGATGCCCATCCACTCCCATGAGATCGAGGGACAGCTCTCCATCGTGGTGCTCTCGGGCGAGGGGGAGTTCCTCTCCGAGGACGATTCCATCCCGGCCAAGACCGGCGACATCCTGGTCTCGGACATCAGCGAGCCCCACGGCATCCACGCCATCACGGACATGCGCGTGCTGGTGACCATCGCCCCGCCCATCTGATT
The window above is part of the Fundidesulfovibrio soli genome. Proteins encoded here:
- a CDS encoding rubredoxin, which codes for MDKWECPCGYVYDPEEGDFENNVKPDTPWEDLPEEWVCPKCLAEKEFFEKVE
- a CDS encoding cupin domain-containing protein; amino-acid sequence: MKKTAIFEGAKFTDLTFHSALIHDSEFFKIINFNFKAGQSMPIHSHEIEGQLSIVVLSGEGEFLSEDDSIPAKTGDILVSDISEPHGIHAITDMRVLVTIAPPI